From a region of the Mercurialis annua linkage group LG1-X, ddMerAnnu1.2, whole genome shotgun sequence genome:
- the LOC126665513 gene encoding uncharacterized protein At2g39795, mitochondrial-like produces MAFSSIFRRSALPLARSVRARSRTFHSATSAVVGGVEKQSLGGHHFVVRPHFIIPFSRFSTASSSKPSADASLLGVLQSEIDCAEEPKNADEIIPEGFSFEIQDNPGERTILLERNYKDEIIKVEVDLPSNPDDEAEDDNDDQDKEESTVPVCIPMIVSISKGNGQCLEFGITAYADEITIDTLSIKNPESSEDQLAYEGPDFGDLDENLQKAFHKYLEIRGIKPSTTNFLFDYMRNKDEKEYVQWLVNIKNFVEK; encoded by the exons ATGGCCTTCAGTTCAATTTTCCGCAGATCCGCACTGCCTCTCGCCCGCTCAGTGCGTGCTCGCAGTAGAACCTTTCACAGCGCTACCTCCGCCGTAGTCGGCGGTGTCGAAAAGCAGAGTCTCGGCGGTCACCACTTTGTCGTACGCCCACACTTTATTATTCCATTCTCGCGATTCTCTACTGCCTCGTCATCGAAACCGAGCGCTGATGCCAGTCTGCTCGGAGTCCTCCAGTCCGAAATTGACTGCGCCGAGGAACCTAAAAAT GCAGATGAGATTATTCCTGAAGGATTTTCTTTTGAAATCCAAGATAATCCTGGAGAGAGAACAATTTTATTAGAAAGAAATTACAAGGATGAGATCATCAAAGTTGAAGTTGATTTACCTAGTAATCCTGATGACGAAGCTGAGGACGACAATGATGACCAGGATAAAGAGGAGTCAACTGTTCCAGTTTGCATTCCGATGATTGTAAGTATTTCTAAAGGAAATGGCCAGTGTCTTGAGTTTGGCATCACTGCGTACGCAGATGAGATCACAATCGATACCCTGTCGATTAAGAATCCTGAGTCTTCTGAAGACCAACTTGCATACGAAGGGCCTGATTTTGG GGATTTGGATGAAAATTTGCAGAAGGCTTTCCACAAATATCTTGAGATTAGAGGGATTAAACCGAGCACGACAAACTTTCTATTTGATTACATGAGAAACAAGGACGAGAAAGAATACGTGCAATGGCTGGTGAATATCAAGAATTTTGTGGAGAAGTAA
- the LOC126659729 gene encoding uncharacterized protein LOC126659729, which yields MESSFSNAEANNDNASKSLEVEGNSPLYNHIKICGIRVCSKVSNEIHSQLRKEVEGAELEAKRNQPKKVPLPTSISQVSASFSSPLCGIGGTSGISGSRVEGVESFSSKKRKSKYLDSGPFEKLVNDDRLIHLCGQQQYYWVLASRIQFIAHYFASKRKNKYRKINITTNQDEVGGARFELDFRWVYQSSKKANYQLYSTSESGPMFLKAVNCKGEYKDKFFIANLLKEQIKNVGEQNVVQVITDNAPVCRAAGVLIESKFPTIYWTPCVVQTLNLEFKAICGAKNTEYNEETYQECKWITEVANDAFSIRNFIIGHSMSNAIYNEYETLKMLAIAPTRFASVVIMLKRMLAIKRDLSLIVIIYEMLRFADTDKPCLHLIYDKWDSMIEKVKAIIYQHEKKQDNEKSTFYDTIHEILVYRWNKSNNPLHCLAHSLNPWYYTEYWIKGGVGRVAPHNDLEISNERKQCFRRFFPNADDRRKVQIEFAKFSSLREEFGDFDSIN from the exons ATGGAAAGTTCTTTTTCAAATGCTGAAGCTAATAACGATAATGCATCAAAATCACTTGAAGTTGAAGGTAACTCTCCTCTATATAATCAT ATTAAAATTTGTGGAATTAGAGTTTGCTCTAAAGTTAGTAATGAGATCCATTCGCAATTGCGAAAAGAAGTAGAAGGTGCCGAATTAGAGGCAAAGAGAAATCAACCTAAAAAAGTGCCTCTACCGACTTCTATTTCTCAAGTTAGTGCTTCTTTTTCTAGTCCTTTATGTGGTATCGGAGGAACATCAGGGATTAGTGGTTCGAGAGTAGAGGGAGTTGAATCATTTAGTTCAAAGAAgcgaaaatcaaaatatttggattcggGTCCTTTCGAAAAGCTAGTGAATGATGATCGT CTCATACACTTATGTGGCCAACAACAATATTATTGGGTACTTGCCTCCCGGATACAATTTATTGCGCACTACTTTGCTTCAAAAAGAAAGAACAAATATCGAAAGATTAATATTACAACTAACCAAGATGAAGTGGGTGGAGCACGGTTTGAGCTTGATTTCCGATGGGTGTACCAATCCTCAAAGAAGGCCAATTATCAACTTTATTCGACATCCGAAAGTGGTCCTATGTTCTTGAAAGCCGTCAATTGTAAAGGTGAGTATAAAGACAAATTTTTTATTGCCAATTTACTTAAAGAGCAAATAAAAAATGTTGGAGAGCAAAATGTTGTGCAAGTAATTACGGATAATGCTCCGGTTTGTAGAGCCGCCGGGGTACTTATTGAAAGTAAGTTTCCAACCATTTATTGGACACCTTGTGTAGTCCAAACTCTTAACTTGGAATTTAAGGCTATTTGTGGCGCAAAGAATACCGAATATAATGAAGAGACATATCAAGAATGTAAGTGGATTACCGAAGTGGCAAATGATGCATTTTCTATAAGGAATTTCATTATAGGCCATAGCATGAGTAATGCTATTTACAATGAATATGAAACTTTGAAGATGTTAGCGATTGCTCCTACGCGTTTTGCATCGGTGGTTATAATGCTTAAGAGAATGTTAGCTATCAAGCGTGACCTTTCACTTATAGTTATAA TTTATGAGATGTTGAGATTTGCCGACACGGACAAGCCATGCCTTCACTTGATTTATGATAAGTGGGATTCAATGATTGAAAAGGTAAAGGCTATTATTTATCAACATGAGAAGAAGCAAGACAATGAAAAGTCTACTTTTTATGATACAATTCATGAGATTTTAGTGTATCGGTGGAATAAGAGCAACAATCCTCTTCATTGCTTGGCTCACTCATTGAATCCTtg GTATTATACCGAATATTGGATTAAAGGTGGCGTTGGACGTGTAGCTCCTCATAATGATTTGGAGATTTCGAATGAAAGAAAGCAATGCTTTAGACGCTTCTTTCCGAATGCCGACGATCGAAGAAAAGTTCAAATCGAATTTGCCAAATTCTCATCTTTAAGAGAAGAGTTTGGTGATTTCGACTCCATcaattag